A stretch of DNA from Pseudanabaena sp. BC1403:
CATTTCCTACGATGACTTTGCGATTACCTACGAAGTAAAATTTTTTATCGATGACTATAGCAATATTGAAAGTATTCGCGATCGCTTTATGAGTCGGATCTGGTATGCCGCCCAACGTAACAACCTGACAATTCCTTTTCCCATTCGGACTCTTTATCATTTCAATGGGCCAACCTTACAGGCTAAGGGAACTACCAAAAAATTTACTGAAAGCCTGCAATCTGTACCTGCCTTTGTACCATTACAAAACCCTGATTCTGTTGCCGATGGTATTGATTTACAACATTTTGGCGCGGGTGAGAAAGTAATCTGGCAAGGAGTCAACAATAATGCGCTGTATATTGTGATCGCTGGTACGGCGATCATGTCCGTCAGCGATCGCGAGCATATCGAACATGAGCTATTAACAATCAAGACTGGCGAGTTTTTTGGTGAGATGACGCTTTTTTCTGGTGAGCTTAGTCCGATATCAGTAACTGCGATCGAGGATTTAGAAGTGATGATGCTGTCTGCTAATGCTGTTAATCAAATGATCGATCGCCAGCCTAGTTTTGCCCGTGAAATAAGCCAGATCTTAGAAACTCGCCGTCGTGTGGTAAATACAATTCAAAAATCGTGAACCCAAGAATTTATTGGCGGTGCAAAGCACCGCCAATAAATTCTTGGATTTTGACTTGACTACTAGCTTCCAAGCCAAGAATAAATGGTGCAGGGCTTTGCCCTGCACCATTTATTCTTGGCATACCTCTTTGTATAGGCAAAGTAAAGCTTCTAAGCATACCTTTAGCTAGATTCACACTTTGAAACACTTTGTTATATTTCTTTACATAAGGAATTCACACATAGGACAAAGCAATGAGCAACAGTTATAGAGTCGATGAGCGCGGTGTTCTCAACAATTTCGCAGTTGAGCCTAAGATGTATGTTGAAGAAACCCAAAAAGCTGGTTTTACACCTTACGCAGAATTGTTGAATGGAAGATTGGCGATGATTGGTTTTGTATCTTTGCTAATCCTTGAGTTTTCTACGGGGCATGGGTTGGTTTGGTGGCTTGCTAACGTATAAGCAATGACCGTTCCTAATCAAAATGTTTGAGATAAAGTAAAAACGATTATTCGACCCTACCTTTTGGTAGGGTTTTTTATTGCAAAAACCAAAAGAGAGTTGCGGCGCAAAGCGCCGCAATTCTCTTTTGGTTTTGAATTTATTACGAGAGAGTTTAGCCACACTTTCGGGAATTGGGATAAGTAGCTAAGCAAAGTTAAATTAAAAACCCGAACATCTGTACCGCCCGCTACGCGGACGGTACAGATGTTCGGGTTTTTAATTATGCTAATTTACTTAATAACCGATCGCAGATTTGCTGTAAGGTTCTCGCTTCATCATCTGAGATGTGGCTAGCAAAATACTCGGAAATCCCCTCTGCATAAACTATCCACATTTTTTGTTGCATTGCTAGACCTGATTCTGTTAAGACAGCATAAGTTCCCCGTCGATCATTGGGACAGGACTTGCGATAGAGAAAGCCTGCATTTTCAAGGCGATCAACAAGGCGGGTTAGATTGCTGCGACTTAATAGAACTTTTTCAGCTAACTCACTCAATCGCAAGGAGTAATCAGGAGCTTCTTTTAGTGTGAGCATTACGTCATACCATTCCAACGGCGGCAGCTCGGCTTGAGTGATTTTTTCGGCAATGCGATCAAGCAACTTGCTATGGACGGTCAAAAGCGATCGCCAAGCTAAATTTCGTAAAGGATCTAAGGCTAAATTAGTTGACATGTTAACAGTATGAGAAAAAATCGTTGCAATTGCAATTAAATATGCT
This window harbors:
- a CDS encoding chlorophyll a/b-binding protein, whose product is MSNSYRVDERGVLNNFAVEPKMYVEETQKAGFTPYAELLNGRLAMIGFVSLLILEFSTGHGLVWWLANV
- a CDS encoding MarR family winged helix-turn-helix transcriptional regulator, translated to MSTNLALDPLRNLAWRSLLTVHSKLLDRIAEKITQAELPPLEWYDVMLTLKEAPDYSLRLSELAEKVLLSRSNLTRLVDRLENAGFLYRKSCPNDRRGTYAVLTESGLAMQQKMWIVYAEGISEYFASHISDDEARTLQQICDRLLSKLA